GGACAGGTCGGCATGGCGGGTGGTGAGCCGCCGCGATCCGGGCCATCTGGTGGAGGATGCCGCATTCGCGTGGCAGGTGGCCGCCCACGTCGCCTCCAACGCCGCCGTCCTGGCAAGCAACGGCACCGCCTGGGGGATCGGCGGAGGCCAGCAGGACCGGGTGGGAGCGGTCGAGATGGCAGTCGCCAGGGCGGGCGGACGCGCCGCGGGCGGAGTGTGCGCCTCGGACGGGTTCTTCCCGTTCCCCGACGGGATAGAGGCGGCCGCGGCCGGGGGCGTAGAGTTGGTCATCCAGCCCGGCGGCTCGGTCAACGACCGGGCGGTCGTGGAGGCGGCCGACCGCCTCGGGTTGTCGATGATCTTCACCGGCAAGCGACGATTCCGGCACTGATGAGGGGAACGAGATGAGCGCACAGATCCTCGATGGCAAAGCAGTGGCGCGAGCGGTGCTGGACGAGACCGCCGAACGGGTGGGCGCCCTGGGCAACGGGGGCAAGGAGACCACCCTGGCGACTGTCCTGGTGGGGGACGACCCGGCCTCTGCCGCCTACGTTCGTTCCAAGCGCAGGCGCGCAGCGGAGGTCGGCATCCGCTCCGTCCACCACGAGCTTTCCGATGATGTGTCCCAGGACCGGGTGGTCACCCTCCTCCGGGGCCTGAACGAGGACCCGTCCGTAGACGGCATCCTGCTCCAGCTCCCGCTCCCGGCGGGGTTGGACGACCAGAGCGCCACGATCGAGATCGATCCGGCCAAGGATGTGGACGGCCTCCATCCGACCAACCTGGGGATGATCGTTCTGGACCGTCCCGTGTTCGCCCCCTGCACGCCGAGCGGATGCCTTCGCATCCTCGAGCACTACGACATCCCGCTCCGGGGAGCGAACGTGGTGGTGGTGGGACGGTCCTTCCTGGTGGGCCGGCCCCTGGCCCTGCTCATGGCGGCGCGCGGCGCTGACGCCACGGTGACGATCGCCCACTCCCGCACGAAGGACCTGGCCGGTGTTACCCGCCGGGCCGACATCCTGGTGGTGGCGGTGGGCAGGCCGGAGATGGTTACCGGCGCCCACGTGCGCGAGGGAGCCGTGGTCATCGACGTCGGCATCAACCGCACCGAGTCGGGCACTCTGGTGGGTGACGTCAAGTTCGACGAGGTGGCGGAGGTGGCGGCTGCCATCACCCCGGTACCGGGCGGGGTCGGTCCCATGACCGTGGCCATGCTGATGCATAACACCGCCGTAGCCTCCGGGATGCGCGCGCGTAGTTAGAGGGCGAAGTCGGCCGTTCGGCTGACACAAGCGGACACCGGCGCCTCGCCGGTACGCACCTCCAGGCCAGGTTCGTCGAGCGGGAACAGGAGCCCATTCACGACCCCCCATTCGTGAGGGGACGGGTCCGCTGCGAGCAGCCATAGCGGGGGGACCATGTCGGTGTAGGAGACCGAAGGACGGGAGGCCAGGGCCAGGGCGTGGGCCCGTCCCACCGAGGTCTCCACCAGGCCACCGATCTTGACGCCCACACCGGCCGAGGAGAGCACCTCGATGGCCCTCAGCGTGGGTACCGGGCCCAGGATGCCCGGCTTGAGGCTCACCAGGTCGGCCGCGTCGTGCCCGATGATCCGCTCCACGGCCTCCGCGGTCGTGGCCGGCTCGTCCAGGCAGATCGGCGTCCCCATGCGCCGGCGCAACCCGGCATGGCCGTCCAGGTCGCACGCCGGCAGCGGTTGCTCCAGGTAGGCCAGTCCCAGATCGTCGAGCTCTGCCAGTGACGGGTCGTTCGGCCGGTAACTGCCGTTGGCGTCCGCGGCGACCGTCAAGCCGGAGAACCGTTCGCGAACCGCCCGCAGGTGATCTACATCCCTCCCGGGCTCGATCTTGATCTTCACCTGCCTCGCGCCTGCTTCGACCATCCTTTCGACCCGGGCCACCAGCAGGTGGGGTGACTCCTGGACACCGATCGCTGCGCAAGCCATCGAGGGCCGGCCCGACCCACCGAGATAGGACCACAGCGGGATACCATCCCGCCGGGCGGCCAGGTCTGTCCGAGCCTGCCCGAGAGCGGCGGAGGCGGTAGCGGGGATCTCGGTGCGGTCACCGTCGAACACGCCTCCGCCCGTGGCGGTCAGCGCTTCCCAGACATCCTCTACGGTCTCGGGCGTGTAGCCGGGATAAGGCGCCGCCTCCCCCCAGCCGGTGATCCCGTCCTCTGTGATCCCCACCAGGACGACCCGGCGTTCCGAGATGGCCGCCTGGGAGTTGGAGAACCGGTGGTGGAGGGGGATGCCCAACTCGACCAGATGCAGTAGGCGGGACATGCGGGCAGGATACCGGCGACCTTCCCTCCCGAGTCACTAGGCTCGCGGCGGTTGGGAATAGGGGACTGAGCACAGACAGGAGTTGCCATGCCGGACCGCATCACTATGGGAGAAGCGGGGCTGGAGGTTCCAGATGAGCCGATCGTTCCCTTCATCGAGGGCGACGGGATCGGACCGGACATCTGGCGAGCCGCCAGGCAGGTGTTCGATGCCGCGGTCGAGCATGTCTACGGTGGAGGCCGCCGGATAGCCTGGCACGAGGTCTACGCCGGAGAGACATCTTTCAAGAGGAGCGGCGAGTGGCTCCCGGACGAGACGATCGAGACCTTCCAGGAATACCTCGTGGGTATCAAGGGCCCCCTCACCACCCCGGTCGGAGGCGGTATCCGGTCCTTGAACGTCACGATCCGCCAGACCCTCGACCTGTATGCCTGCCTCCGACCGGTTCGCTGGTACCGGGGTATTCCCTCTCCGATCCGTACCCCGCACCTCGTGGACATGGTCATCTTCCGCGAGAACACGGAGGACGTGTACGCCGGTATGGAGGTGGAGGAGGCCAGCGCCGAGGCCGGAAGGCTGATCGGGTTCCTGGCCGATGAGTTCGGCTGGAAGATCAAGCCCGATTCCGGCGTTGGCATCAAGCCCATCTCGGACGGTGGCTCGAAACGCCTGGTGCGCGCCGCGATCCAGTACGCCGTGACGTTCGGGCGGCGGTCCGTCACCCTCGTCCACAAGGGCAACATCATGAAGTTCACCGAGGGCGCCTTCCGTAACTGGGGATACGAGGTGGCCAGGGAGGAGTTCCCCGCGGAGACCATCACCTGGGACGAGTGCGGGGGAGAGCCGGGTGACAAGATCCTGGTCCAGGACGTGATCGCCGACGCCATGCTGCAGCAGGTGCTGACCCGTCCCGCCAACTACGACGTCATCGCCACCACCAACCTGAACGGCGACTACCTGTCGGACGCGCTGGCCGCCCAGGTGGGGGGCATCGGCCTGGCGCCGGGCGGGAACATCAACTACGCCACCGGCCATGCCGTGTTCGAGGCCACCCACGGCACCGCCCCCAAGTACGCCGGTCTGGACAAGGTCAATCCGGGCTCGGTGATCCTGTCAGGCGCCAACATGCTCCGCTACATGGGGTGGAGGGGTGCAGCCGATCTGATCGAGGCCAGCCTGGAGGCGGTGATAGGGGATCGGGTCGTCACCTACGACCTGGCCCGGCTGATGAAGTACTCCACCGAGGTGCGGACCTCCGAGTTCGCTGCCGCCCTGGTGGAGCGGATGCCGATCATCGAACGCTACGCCGCCATGAGCGGTACCCGCCGGGCGCCCAGCCATATCCGGGCCTACATGTAGGATCCGATGAGGGAGAACCGGACGTGACCCGATCGAAGAAGATCACAGTCGTAGGCGCTGGGAAGTACGGCTCCACCACTGCGCAACGGCTGGCGGCCATGGACATCGCCCACGAGGTGGTGATGACCGACATCGTCGAGGGGCTGCCCCAGGGTCTGGCGCTGGACATGAACCAGTCGCGTCCGGTCGAGGGGTACCGCACCCGGGTGATCGGCTCCAACGGATACGAAGAGACGGCGGGGAGCGATGTCGGGATCATCACGGCCGGGCTGGCTCGCAAGCCGGGAATGTCCCGCATGGACCTGCTGGCGGTCAACG
This is a stretch of genomic DNA from bacterium. It encodes these proteins:
- the folD gene encoding bifunctional methylenetetrahydrofolate dehydrogenase/methenyltetrahydrofolate cyclohydrolase FolD; translated protein: MSAQILDGKAVARAVLDETAERVGALGNGGKETTLATVLVGDDPASAAYVRSKRRRAAEVGIRSVHHELSDDVSQDRVVTLLRGLNEDPSVDGILLQLPLPAGLDDQSATIEIDPAKDVDGLHPTNLGMIVLDRPVFAPCTPSGCLRILEHYDIPLRGANVVVVGRSFLVGRPLALLMAARGADATVTIAHSRTKDLAGVTRRADILVVAVGRPEMVTGAHVREGAVVIDVGINRTESGTLVGDVKFDEVAEVAAAITPVPGGVGPMTVAMLMHNTAVASGMRARS
- the icd gene encoding NADP-dependent isocitrate dehydrogenase, whose amino-acid sequence is MPDRITMGEAGLEVPDEPIVPFIEGDGIGPDIWRAARQVFDAAVEHVYGGGRRIAWHEVYAGETSFKRSGEWLPDETIETFQEYLVGIKGPLTTPVGGGIRSLNVTIRQTLDLYACLRPVRWYRGIPSPIRTPHLVDMVIFRENTEDVYAGMEVEEASAEAGRLIGFLADEFGWKIKPDSGVGIKPISDGGSKRLVRAAIQYAVTFGRRSVTLVHKGNIMKFTEGAFRNWGYEVAREEFPAETITWDECGGEPGDKILVQDVIADAMLQQVLTRPANYDVIATTNLNGDYLSDALAAQVGGIGLAPGGNINYATGHAVFEATHGTAPKYAGLDKVNPGSVILSGANMLRYMGWRGAADLIEASLEAVIGDRVVTYDLARLMKYSTEVRTSEFAAALVERMPIIERYAAMSGTRRAPSHIRAYM